atagatctactatactttataacatataaaaaaaaaaaaacaatgaaaGGATGCCATGGATGAACACAACAATGACCCTTATGAACAACAGCTTTATGCTGTGTTTCAAAGTTGTTTAACAAAAGGAGAAACTGAACTACAAGAGGATAACTGGTTCAGTTTATGCCATAAGTTACACCTGACAGAACAGAGTGAAGAATTAAAATCATGCATCCAACAACATAAACAAGAAAAACAATCTATATCATTCCAAGAATTTAGAGCTGCTTTATTAACTCTATTAGGCAAGACACAAGATTCAATTACACAGacagaaaaagataatataatagaatcaCAAAATGACGCAAATCCTCATGTAGATAATAAAAGATGCAATCCTTTACCACCTAATAATTCTAGCTCTAatgtagattttttaaatggaaaaacgGGTAATTACAATGCTTACATTAtttgttatctttttttatgttttgaattttaagaaacatatttttatttaaacgtatattttattaatttttaggcGAGGCAGTGGATGAGAATAGACTAAAATGTTTatgggaaaaaataaatacctgtttgaaagaaaatgtagATTCTGCAacaatcttttttatatctaaTTGTTTAGGAATCCCAGCTCTTCCGAAGCAAGTATGTTACTAGAAGTATATTACAAACAATACAAATATGTTActacacatatgtatacatttaacacacgcgtgtatatatatatacatacatatatgtaaaataaggAGCTCTATCAATTACTTTCATAATCAATAGTttactataattaaaattttttgttacattcatttttctatatataatttaaagtgacatataaaatattattttgcacAGATATCACAGTGCATTTTTGAAAAACTTGATCAGAATTGTGATGGATTAATTAATCTGGACGAATTTCttgttatatttcaaaataaggCAATGGAAGATCAATTAACACTAGATAAGAATAAACAGTCTACAAATGAATTAACTAAATTGGATTTTAGAAAACGAAACTATGATATACATGCTTCTCGCAAAACTAGGTACTACATCATAATTATCAATGTTAATATAACTTTCATTGTTATGCTTTtcttattacaattttattattttacgaaatttttattgaatattttatttctatttgttaaataatagtTTTGCAAGGAATAATACTTTTCTGGATACATGGAaactttcaaatattacaaatacatCATTATTAACGgatggaaattttaaaacatctGATATTTCTTTAACTGACTTAACAAGTAGTTTATGTgatgaattgaaaaattttaatgactCATTAGGTCACTCTGCCATTCGATcccatataatgttattgcgAAATGTTCTTATACTATATCAAGAAGAATTACACAATTTAAAGTAAGTAGTACAgcctaaataaataaatattttaagtaagaaaaatttaattaatgactCTTAAATTTTTAGCGTTGTAATAGAGAATATAAATGGTGAAAAGGAAAAGCTGCGTGTTGATATCATAGAAGCTAATGAACGAGCAAACACTCTTGCGCAAGAGATTGATGAGCAACATGTTCAACAAGaagaaattgttcaaaatttaCGGAAACAAATTGAACAACGACATGCTGAAACTATGCAAGATCTTTCAAACCAATTGAGTTCTGAGCGAGAAATGAATGCTAGTGTTTTGAAATCAAAGGATGACCAAATACAAATGTTGCAAAAAGAGAATCACGAGATTAGAAATAAGTTTGTAAATACGTTACAAGAGAATCAAGTTTTAGAAACTGAAAATGAGAATCTTCATAGTCAAATAAAAAAACTTAAGCAATCAAACAATGAATTCTTAactcaaataaaaatgttggcAGCAGAGCATGATGAGGTACACAagtaaacaaatttctatgaataaaggaaataatttaatttttatacatattcatatatCATTGGTAATTCTAGTCGCAAAATATAGAGATAGAACATGAACAAGAAGTTATATCTTTGGTAAAGCGTGTGAAACAGTTGCAGTCAGAAGCAGTTCTTTTACAAGATCAAAACGATGAACTTACAGCAGAATTAGAAAGTTTAAAACGGCATGATCGTCGTAATAAAGATACAAGGTGAGTTAAAGGTACagaacgaaaaattataaaaaagatacttcaataatataaataaagataagattaatttcttttagttATTGCAGACAGAATAACCTTCCTGGCAATCATACAGCAAAGAATATACAATCAAATGAAACTGAAAGTAAGAATAACTCTATACATTTCTATgcatttcatttgtatttattttttagcataataaaattaatgtataatatattttcaggtaaagaaacatttataatCGAAGAAGATGATTTAGATGTTGTTTTAAAACATTCCACATCTGTAAGtaacgattaataatttatattgtttaatttagaTATGTGATAATACTCgcctatttatatatattccattttatCAACACAGCCGTCTTATAAATCCAATGAAGAAGAGAATGcgcaaaattgtaaaaagataGATTTAAAACGGTTTAAAGATATagttataaaacaattaaaaagtattttagtaaataataacaagTGTACTTCAGAATACTGTGCATTTAAAGATGAAATATCAGGAATGATTATAAGATTACAATCGAATTCaaatacacaattttttaaagagaCTGAATTTATCAAAAGCATCGCATCTGAGATAGAAACAGAATGTGAAGAAAAAACGAGTGATTTTGTAATTCCCAGACATAagaattctatttctattaaacgGGTAATAACATccaataataatgataataattgtGATGTTGATTATTTTAGTAATCAAGATATGAAAAGTTCATCACATAACAAAGTTTCAAGTCTTAGAGATTATCCTCCTCGTAAAGAAGAGTACATAAATGCTGATCattcaaaatcaaataaagaaaaagatattttgatCACTCAATGCGCAAAGATTACAAATGAAGTTAGTACAAGAACTAATTCAAGCTTAATAAAAAGTGACTCATCTGAAAGTGTTTCCTTAAATTTGAAGTTGAAAGAACTTGAAGCAACTCATGCTATTGAAAAAAAACAACTGATTGAACAATGTGCAGAATTAGAAAGAAGTCTTGATATGTTAAAAATAGAGTACGAAGAGTGTGAAGATTACTGGACTGCTAAATTAGAGGAAGAAAGGCAACTTTTTGAGCAGGAACAAAAAATTAGTGATGAGAAATTTTCAGAACTTATAGCTAAAATGGCTGAGTATGAAGAATTAATTAGTCCAGTAGACAAAGTAAAGAATGGTGGACGTCTATCTCCAATCGaagaaaagtttaatttaGAACAACAAGtaagatacaatttttctatttttattatgcatataaataattttattttctttatcacTGTAGTTTTTCCTTTAATTCTCTAatcagaaaaaatattttaacttcataaagtcttttatttttaaaatctattattaaataattatgattcACTAAATCATAATTATAGTTTACTCTgtttatttgtatgtatactttttttatacaGTACTTAGATCTTGAAGAAGAATTCGCAAAATGGAAAGCacaaatggaagaagaaatatcccaaaaagacaaagagattaaaaatttacacgaGGAAATAAAATCCTTACAACGACCTATAATGACTGATATGTCTGTACAAGTTAcagatgaattaatttttccgtCTTTATTTACACGATCAAATTATGCACCTAATGATTCGTTCAATATTCAACCATCCAGTGATTCGGTTTTGAAGTTAGCTCAATGTATTGATAATATTCACAATCTGCctgaagaatataaatttaataaaattatggaatcTTCGACCTCATCAAATGACTTTACTCCACGACTGTCGAAAGATGATTTAGGTGATGGTAAAATGCACCAAATATATCCCCATTATCATCGCAATGCAGAATATTCTTTACTGCAGAATACGTCgaagttacaaaatttaaaagctCCAAATTGTCAATGCATGCAAAATGATGCACAAGTAGCTTGTATAAACATCAAtatattgcaaaatttaaatatgaagcTTCAGGCACAAGAGCGTAAAAAAAATCAATTGCAAGAATGTTTGAAGAAACAGCAATACCACACTGAACGTGTATTACAACGTGAGTCTTTTACaatcttatttaaataattatatatgttacaatattaaattgcTATTATTTCAGATATTATGTCTCAACACCAAGCAGAAATATCTGAATTACAATGTCTTCTTCGTAGTACTCAAGAAAGACTTCAAAGagaatttgaaacaaatgCAGAGCAGgtacataatttttacaactttttttatgatttttgatgttcttgtatattatTCTTAACTAACACTGATTAAGtccaatataaaatttatgattaaatatatttttaatttctttatcattttccACAGGCTGAACAATTGACACGAAATGATATACTAGTAAAACATCTATACACAGAAAATGCCTGTTTAACAgctaatttaaaacgtttacaGCAACATTACAATATCTTAACAGGATTAAATGCTGAATCAACTTCAATATGATATTACAATCAATTatcaataatgtataaaaggCAGAGctctattaataaaatattggtaATAATGCtactaatattttaacatcaGAGTGTAAGTCAGAGGTAGATATTCTATCTCAATTGTTAATTGTGATACATACtatcttttttcaattatagtATTAGAATAACAGTaaacaaaattgatattttttttttataagtgCTGATTTTAGATcatagaataatttaaaaattcaaaaacaagcagtcgtctttttttaaaattaatatacgttttttattttgcactttGAGATTTGTGCaaatatatatcgataatGTTGAAatgattatacatacatatatttcttgaatttcATCTTGTGcatatgtgtataaaaatatattacatgaaCATAAACTTTGATACAATTTatcatataacattatgtagtaggtaaaattatgtaatgtGATAAGCAGAAAATCTTGTTTTGTTTTGAGCACTTAAGGACAAtgtactataaaaataatgataaaattatcaataattgAGAGTTGaaacaattagaaatttacatttatgtttaaagtaaacagtatttattattagactCAAATTGTTTCTAACGTAAacagagtttgaaaaactAGTATGTTCTTCACTTTATGACGTTTATTACTATTGATAGAAGTATATAATCTGCCTTATAATTCGTAAGTTACAATTATAAGTATATCTCATAAAATCCTATCAAATTCATATTCTTAGatcatttttatgaaattaaaaaaaacaagcAGTCTAATTATAAATGATGATAAAAAAGACCCAAATTAATtagtacaaaaaattattctatcatTGTTACTACTATTTGCTATTCATTAagttattatgtataaatagatatttttcagAACGATTTGGTTAGATTCTTTAGCCTAAATGCCAAAGATAGGAAATTTCAactttattaaacaaatcaCTGCTAAATATGTTCGTTACTTGTTGcgtataagtaaattattttttcttggaagcttattttagttattacaatcaaattacaataaaatcattttgttctttttataagATGCGTATTTGTTAAACATCGAGAATGAAGCTTATAcgaaacaaatacatattatatacacaGTAATATCATcatttatagtaaaattaaagTAGCAAGGAAAAAACTCAAATCTTAATACTGATTCtttagattaaaatttacttctgtttgctttttatatatttttaaatataaaatttgtgaGATCCTATTTAATGCGAAGTTAATTTTTATGACAATTATGTTGAATTTATTAACATGACTCGTTAGAATAAATTATGTTACTTATGTTTTCGAAACCCTCAATGTTCAGAATGGTTTTAATTCAGTATTACAGATTTAGACCTTTATTATGCATAATCAAGATTAATACTATCATGATCAATATGTTGggttcaattatattatattaaataattcaatagtcacataagaatatatatataaattactgtGTGTATTGAATATTCAACCAAATATATCCGCggtattgtataatatatggtCATATTTAGCTTTATTTagcatataataataataggtaCTATCTGTATATactatacacacacatatacaacTTACTTTGTATAGTAATTATTCTAATTGAGATTTATCTAATTTTGATCATATCGCTGccatataaaacattttgtacatgatatttatataaatgtttgtaTATTACTATTCTGCAGCGAACTAAGTTTCTTCACATTTGCCTTATTGATGACTCTTACACAatctttgtaattatatacCTGGTGTCTTAACGACTATGATATAATCGGCAATAGGGTGATTTTACGTCAAAAAACAAGtcgaaaatatacaataaaattttttcgtaTGACTCTTCGTTTTCAGAAAGACAAGTTTGaaaatcaagtatatttaaaCTCGGCTAATTAAGGACTAGGTATGAGCAAATAATCagcaggaaattattttatatcagaaaagaagtataaaatacaaaaatacaaaatctataaaaatgtaaaatacaatcCGTTTCCATTTCAGTTTCccagaaaatagaatttgaacATGTTTAGTTATTAACTTGCCAGAATAACTTTCcaaatttatctttcaaaacaagaaaacaaaatagcttatgaaaaaatattattttacattttttaacttattttcACATGTAGAATAATCTCCGgttgattatttaattttgctcAGTCCGGAATTAGTCAAGTTTACTtgagaaattttcgaaattaattttcttgaaaattttattctatattttcaacttCATTTTTTACGTAGAATCACAGTCTctgggacaccctgtatatttttttatatattatatttctttattacacCGTTGTTAAATTATCTcttcttcaaatattctataatttttcataatggAATTGTTAAACGGCAATAATTACAGTAATACTAATAGCA
Above is a genomic segment from Bombus pascuorum chromosome 9, iyBomPasc1.1, whole genome shotgun sequence containing:
- the LOC132910643 gene encoding blastoderm-specific protein 25D-like isoform X2; its protein translation is MDEHNNDPYEQQLYAVFQSCLTKGETELQEDNWFSLCHKLHLTEQSEELKSCIQQHKQEKQSISFQEFRAALLTLLGKTQDSITQTEKDNIIESQNDANPHVDNKRCNPLPPNNSSSNVDFLNGKTGEAVDENRLKCLWEKINTCLKENVDSATIFFISNCLGIPALPKQISQCIFEKLDQNCDGLINLDEFLVIFQNKAMEDQLTLDKNKQSTNELTKLDFRKRNYDIHASRKTSFARNNTFLDTWKLSNITNTSLLTDGNFKTSDISLTDLTSSLCDELKNFNDSLGHSAIRSHIMLLRNVLILYQEELHNLNVVIENINGEKEKLRVDIIEANERANTLAQEIDEQHVQQEEIVQNLRKQIEQRHAETMQDLSNQLSSEREMNASVLKSKDDQIQMLQKENHEIRNKFVNTLQENQVLETENENLHSQIKKLKQSNNEFLTQIKMLAAEHDESQNIEIEHEQEVISLVKRVKQLQSEAVLLQDQNDELTAELESLKRHDRRNKDTRQNNLPGNHTAKNIQSNETESKETFIIEEDDLDVVLKHSTSPSYKSNEEENAQNCKKIDLKRFKDIVIKQLKSILVNNNKCTSEYCAFKDEISGMIIRLQSNSNTQFFKETEFIKSIASEIETECEEKTSDFVIPRHKNSISIKRVITSNNNDNNCDVDYFSNQDMKSSSHNKVSSLRDYPPRKEEYINADHSKSNKEKDILITQCAKITNEVSTRTNSSLIKSDSSESVSLNLKLKELEATHAIEKKQLIEQCAELERSLDMLKIEYEECEDYWTAKLEEERQLFEQEQKISDEKFSELIAKMAEYEELISPVDKVKNGGRLSPIEEKFNLEQQYLDLEEEFAKWKAQMEEEISQKDKEIKNLHEEIKSLQRPIMTDMSVQVTDELIFPSLFTRSNYAPNDSFNIQPSSDSVLKLAQCIDNIHNLPEEYKFNKIMESSTSSNDFTPRLSKDDLGDGKMHQIYPHYHRNAEYSLLQNTSKLQNLKAPNCQCMQNDAQVACININILQNLNMKLQAQERKKNQLQECLKKQQYHTERVLQHIMSQHQAEISELQCLLRSTQERLQREFETNAEQAEQLTRNDILVKHLYTENACLTANLKRLQQHYNILTGLNAESTSI
- the LOC132910643 gene encoding blastoderm-specific protein 25D-like isoform X1, producing MDEHNNDPYEQQLYAVFQSCLTKGETELQEDNWFSLCHKLHLTEQSEELKSCIQQHKQEKQSISFQEFRAALLTLLGKTQDSITQTEKDNIIESQNDANPHVDNKRCNPLPPNNSSSNVDFLNGKTGEAVDENRLKCLWEKINTCLKENVDSATIFFISNCLGIPALPKQISQCIFEKLDQNCDGLINLDEFLVIFQNKAMEDQLTLDKNKQSTNELTKLDFRKRNYDIHASRKTSFARNNTFLDTWKLSNITNTSLLTDGNFKTSDISLTDLTSSLCDELKNFNDSLGHSAIRSHIMLLRNVLILYQEELHNLNVVIENINGEKEKLRVDIIEANERANTLAQEIDEQHVQQEEIVQNLRKQIEQRHAETMQDLSNQLSSEREMNASVLKSKDDQIQMLQKENHEIRNKFVNTLQENQVLETENENLHSQIKKLKQSNNEFLTQIKMLAAEHDESQNIEIEHEQEVISLVKRVKQLQSEAVLLQDQNDELTAELESLKRHDRRNKDTSYCRQNNLPGNHTAKNIQSNETESKETFIIEEDDLDVVLKHSTSPSYKSNEEENAQNCKKIDLKRFKDIVIKQLKSILVNNNKCTSEYCAFKDEISGMIIRLQSNSNTQFFKETEFIKSIASEIETECEEKTSDFVIPRHKNSISIKRVITSNNNDNNCDVDYFSNQDMKSSSHNKVSSLRDYPPRKEEYINADHSKSNKEKDILITQCAKITNEVSTRTNSSLIKSDSSESVSLNLKLKELEATHAIEKKQLIEQCAELERSLDMLKIEYEECEDYWTAKLEEERQLFEQEQKISDEKFSELIAKMAEYEELISPVDKVKNGGRLSPIEEKFNLEQQYLDLEEEFAKWKAQMEEEISQKDKEIKNLHEEIKSLQRPIMTDMSVQVTDELIFPSLFTRSNYAPNDSFNIQPSSDSVLKLAQCIDNIHNLPEEYKFNKIMESSTSSNDFTPRLSKDDLGDGKMHQIYPHYHRNAEYSLLQNTSKLQNLKAPNCQCMQNDAQVACININILQNLNMKLQAQERKKNQLQECLKKQQYHTERVLQHIMSQHQAEISELQCLLRSTQERLQREFETNAEQAEQLTRNDILVKHLYTENACLTANLKRLQQHYNILTGLNAESTSI